GGGATTTCACCCATCAGGGCGTGTCCTTGTCGAGGCGCATGTTCCACCCTCGGGATACGCCAATCCTTCTTTTGACGTCAAATTCTAACGCAATGCGGGCGACCGGCCGTATCGGTCGCCGCCGGGAACGGCTACAAGAAAATCGTCACGCTCGGGCGATTGCACGTTCGTGGTGGAGCGACGTACCTCCCCACGACGGCGCCCGAGCACGCAGGGAGCGACCTCCTCGTGATGCTCACCCAATCTGCCCTCTTCCTCGCCGCGGCCGTCGTCGCGGTCCCCCTCTTCAAGCGCCTCGGCCTCGGCTCGGTGCTCGGTTATCTCGCGGCCGGCGCGGTGATCGGCCCCTCGGGCATGAAGCTCGCCGGCGAGGTCGAGCAGACGCTGCACTTCGCCGAGCTCGGCGTCGTGCTCCTCCTGTTCCTCATCGGCCTCGAGCTCCAGCCGAGCCGCCTGTGGAAGATGCGGGCGATCGTGTTCGGCCTGGGCGGCGCGCAGGTCGCGCTCACGACGGGCGTGATCACGCTGCTCGGCCGCGCGCTCGGCGCGCCGTGGACGGCGGCGCTCGTCGCGGGCATCGGCGTGTCCATGTCGTCCACCGCGTTCGCCACGCAGATCCTCGGCGAAAAAAACGAGCTCGGCGCGCCCCACGGCCGCGCCGCGTTTGGCATCCTCCTGTTCCAGGACCTCGTGGCCATCCCGGTCCTCGCGCTCGTGCCCCTGCTCGGGCCCGCCCCCGCGACCTCCTCCGGCAGCTCGTTGAAGCACGCGCTCGTCGTCGTCGCCGTCATCGCCGGGCTCGTGATCGCGGGCCGCTACCTCCTCCGCCCGGCGTTTCGTTTCATCGCGCAGGCGCACAGCCACGAGCTGTCCACGGCCTCGGCGCTGCTCGTCGTCCTCGGGACGGCGCTCATCATGGCGCAGGTCGGGCTCTCGATGGCGCTCGGCGCGTTCATCGCCGGCGTCCTGCTCGCCGATTCGGAGTACCGGCACGAGCTCGAGGCGAACATCGAGCCGTTCAAGGGCCTGCTCCTCGGGCTGTTCTTCATGGCGGTCGGCATGTCGGCGAACCTCGGCGTCGTCCTCGAGCGGCCGATCGTGGTGATCGCGCTCGTGATCGGCCTCGTGGCCGTGAAGCTCGGCGTGCTCTTCGCGCTCGGCCGCGCGCTCAAGCTCCCGTCGCGCTCGGCGGCGAGCCTCGGCGTGTCCATCTCGCAGGGCGGCGAGTTCGCGTTCGTCATTTTCGGCGTGGGCAAAGGGGCCCTGGTCCTCGACACGAAGACGGTGGAGCTGCTCGTCGTCGTCGTGACGCTGTCGATGGCCGTCACGCCGCTGCTCTTCATGGCGCGCGACGCGATCACCCGGCGCCTCGCCGCGCAGGATCGGCGCTCGTTCGACCAGATCCCCGACGAGAACAGCCGCGTGATCATCGCCGGGTTCGGGCGCTTCGGCCAGATCATCGGCCGCGTGCTCCGGCTCAAGCGGATCGCGTTCACGGCGCTCGACGCGAGCGCCACGCACGTGGATTTCGTGCGTCGCTTCGGCAACAAGATCTATTACGGCGACGCCTCGCGCGTCGATCTCCTGCGGGCCGCGCGGGCCGACCGGGCCGAGGTCTTCGTCCTCGCCGTCGACGACATGGACGCCTCCATGCGCACGCTGCGCGTCGTGCAGGAGCATTTCCCCCACCTCAAGATCGTCGCGCGGGCGCGCAACCGGCAGCACGCGTATGCGCTGCTCGACGCCGGCGTCTCCACGGTCATCCGCGAGAACTTCGCGGGCAGCCTGGAGGCGTCGCGGCTCACGCTGGAGGAGCTCGGCCTGCCCGCGAGCGACGCGCGCGAGACCGTGCGCAAGTTCGGCGACTACGACGAGATCATGGTCCGCAAGGCGTACGTGCACCGCAACGACGAGAAGGCGCTCGTCGAATCGGCGAAGCAATACGCGGCCGAGCTCGAGCGGCTCTTCGAACAAGACGCGCAGGGCGGGGCCTGAATCGGCGCCGAGGCGTGCGCTCTCCCACGCGCGCCCTCCACGCGCCCCGCCACTTCCTACCGCTTCGGCGCGTGCTTCCGGTACAATCGCCGCCATGGCCCCCTCCCCGCAGCCCGCCGTCGAAGCCGCGATCTGGCTCGCCTTCGCCCCCGGGGGCGGGCACTTCACCGCCGTCGCGGTCGGCCCCCATCACCTGCTCACGGTCGCGCGGGTCTGCGAGAACGCCCCCTACGTGAAGCTCCTCCGCGCCGGGGAGCAGGCGCGGACGGCCGAGGTCGTGCAGTTCCTCCCGCCCGAGGAGGGGGACCTCGCCGTGCTCCGCTGCGCCGAGGAGCTGCCCCACGTCCTGCGGCTCATGCCGGTCGACGAGATCAAGGACTTCGAGCTCGACACGCCCGTCACCCTCGTCGGCTTCCGCGACAGCGTCGAGAACGCCCTCGCCAAGCGCGCCGTCGTCCTGCACTGGACGAGCGTCTCCCTCATCGCCGGCGAGCCCGACGAGCCGCCGCCGCGCAAATCCCAGCCCGACACGCTGCCGCCGCTGCCGCGCCTGCTCCAGGTCGTCCAGGAGAACGAGGCCGGCGGCCCCATCCTCGACAGCCGCCAGCGCCTCGTCGGCATCGCCGGCCGCCTCGACGGCGAGGGCGGCGTCGAGGGCGTCGTCACCACGCTCGAGCGCTTCTACGAGCGCAACCGCAAGTGGAAGATCCCCCTCGGCCCGCCCGCGCCGCGCGTCGCCAAGGCGCCCACGATGGCGCAGTCGCTCGCCCTCATGCACCTCGTCGCCGCCCAGCACGAGGAGCACGACGGCTCGAACCCCGCCGCCCTCGTCGAGCATTACAAGGCCGCCCTCCGCCTCGACGCCTCCTCGGGCGCCGCGCACCTCGGCCTCGCTTGCGCCAAGAGCCTCGTCAACGAGCTCGACGAGGACGTCTTCCGCAGCATCGGCCGCGCTTGTGAGCTCTTGCCGTCCTCCGAGTGGTCGCCCGAGTGCGCCGACACCCGCCTCGCCAACCTGCTCCGCTCCTCCAAGCACCTGCACGGCGTCGTCACCGCCCTGCGCGCCGACCTCAAGCGTGGCCGCCCGCTCGCCGAGTGGGCCGCCCTCGGCCGCGCCGTCGCCGACCTCGTCCATGCCCCCGTCGAGGAAGACGAAGGCCGCCCTCGCCCGCCCGAGAAGGCCGCCGGCCGCCTCCTGCTCTGGGCTGGCCAGCCTCGCGCCGTCATCGCCATCCCCTCGCGCGAGCAGCCCGACATCCTCCGCGCCGCCGCCTTCCTCCTCGTCGACCACCCCGAGCAGGCCCTCTTCTGGCTCGACGATCCCCAGGACGACGAGGCCGTCGAGTCGAGCCGCATGGAGACCACGCAGCAGCTCGTGCTCGCGCTCCGCTGGATCGCGCGCTGCCGCGAGGGCATGTACGACGGGCTGCTCTCGCGCGAGGTCGCCGAGAAACACGGCGCCATCCTCGGCAAGCTCATGCCTGGCGGCGACGTCCTCTCCTGGCACGCCCACGCCCTCGGGAAGGCCCACCACGGCGAGATCGAGAGCGGCCTGGAGGACCTCGACCGCGCCATGCGCATGCTCTCGCCGATGGCCTTGCCGGGCCGCTGGTCGCGCGAGTTCCCCGGCCTGCTCCCCACGCCGGCCGAGCTCGCGGCCGCGTTTGGCAAGGTCGTGCTCGACCAGGGCAGGGCCGAGCTCGCGCGCAAGGTGCTCGAGAAGCTGCCCATGCCGGCCTCGGACGACGCCCACGCCTCCGAGCTCACCGCCGTCGAGAAGCGGCTACGCGCGCTCGCCGGCATCGAGTCGGACGTCGAGGTCTCGCCCGACCGCGCCCTGCTCAAGGCGAACCGCGAGGATCCCCGGGCCGTGCGCCTCGCCCGCGTCCTCGCTTATTTCGCCGAGAGCGACCTGCCACGCGAGCGCCTCGGGGATCTCGGCGAGGCGCTGCCGATCCTGCTCAAGCTCGGCTTCCTGCGCGAGGAGGCCGACATCGTCTCCTACGAGCCCACGTTCCGGTCGCGCGTGCGCGAGCTCGCCACGCCCGATCAACGCACGGCCGCTTTGCACGACGGGCTCGACCTCTTGCTCATGGCCTACCTCGAGGCGAGCGCGCGCGAGCGCACCGAGCTCTGGTCGCACATCCAGGAGGCCACGAAGACCGCCCTCGAGCACGACGTCGAGCATGTCCCCGTGGCCGAGCTGCTCGCCCGCGTGGGCAACCAGCGCGCGCGGGAGCTCTCGTACGCCGAGGCGCGGGACCTGCTCGAGCGCGCCTCCGACCTCGGCAGCCGCGCCTCCGCGCCGGCCGATCTCTGCGCCGAGATCGACATGGACCTCGGCTGGGTCGAGGTCCTCTCCAACAGCACGCAGCGCTCGCAGGAGCGCCTCGAGCGCGCATTGAATTTTTACAATGAAATGGCAATGACCTCGACCGGCGCGACCCCGCACCGTCGAATGGCGCGAATTCATTACAGCCTCGCGCGGCTCGCCGTGGGCAAGAGTGATCGCGACGCGGCGTACATGAATGCGTGTCGCGCGCTGGAGGAGGCCGATCGTGGGTTCGAGCCGGGGTCGCGGAAGGCGGCGCAGATCTACACGAGCCTGGCGCACCTCTTCGTGGATCTCGGGGATCACCTGCGTGCGCGCAAGGCCGCGGCGAGGATCGCGCCGCGCGAGCGGGAGACGCGGACGGATCTCACGCTCGACGCCTGAAGATGCGTTGCCTCACCCCCCAACCCCCTCTCCGCGCCGCGGAGAGGGGGTGATTCGCACACGTTCGGCCTCCCTCCCTCTCCACCGCGTGGAGAGGGAGGGTTGGGGTGGGTGAGGGAGGCTTGTAGCCGGGTGGCGAGTGCGCGTACCATCCCCGCGTAATGAATTTCGAGGCGCTCGTCGAGAACATCAGCTGGGCGAGCGTCGGCGCCGACGTGATGATGGACCGCCACGGCCGTGACGTCGCCGTCGTCGTCGCCAAGATGGCCTACAAGGTGAGCCGCGAGGGCGCGCCGCGGCTCGCGCTCGCGCCGGTGCGCCGCGTGGACGAGGGCGACGGCGCCGCGGGCGTGCGTTTTCCCGCGGACCTCGTGGCCGACGAGAAACCCGGCACCGACGTCGGCCTCGTCGGCGTCGCGTATCCGCCGCCTCGTTCGGCCGGGAACAAGGGGCGCGTGTATGCGTGGCTCCAGGTGGGATCGATTCGCAAGGTCGTCGTGGTGCACGGGCCACGCGTCTACGTGAAGAGCTGGCGCGGCGGCGTCGCGCCCTCGGATCCTGCGCCGCTCGTCGAGCCCGTGCCGCTCCGCTACGACAAATGCCAGGGCGGCCTCGACCCGATCTCGGGCGCGTTCGAGCCTTCGAACCCGATCGGCGTGGGTTTTTCCAGCCAGCCCACGCGGCTGCTCGGCGAGCCTTGCCCGCAGCTCGAACCCGCTTCGATCGAGGAGGGCGGCGCGCCGTCGCACCCCTCACACGGCTGCTTCGCCCCGATCCCTGCGCACTGGGAGCCGCGGCGCTCGCGGATCGGCACGCACGACGCCGCCTGGGCGAAGGGCCGCGCGCCCGTGCGCCCGCGTGATTTTGATCCGATGCACCACGCCTGGAGCGTCCCGGGCCTGCACAGCGAGGCGCCGCTCGTCGGCGACGAGCAGATCGAGGTGGGCGGTATCTTGCCGGAGGGCGCCTGGCGCTTCCGTTTGCCCCGGTACACGATCACGTTCGGCAGCCTGATCGACGGCAAACGAGAGGCGATCGAGGCGCACCTCGACGGTCTCCTCATCGACACCGAGACCCGCGTCGTGGAGCTCACGTGGCGGGCGTCGATCGTCTTGCCGCGAAAATGGGAGCGGCTCGAGCGGATCTATGTGGTCGGCGTGGGCGCGTTGCCCGAGGACGTGATCCGCGACCCGGGCCAGCGCGTAGGGACGGCGAGGGCCGCGGAGCCGGCGCGCGCGAGGAGTGTGTAGGCCATGAGCAAACAAGCG
This DNA window, taken from Polyangium spumosum, encodes the following:
- a CDS encoding monovalent cation:proton antiporter-2 (CPA2) family protein, yielding MLTQSALFLAAAVVAVPLFKRLGLGSVLGYLAAGAVIGPSGMKLAGEVEQTLHFAELGVVLLLFLIGLELQPSRLWKMRAIVFGLGGAQVALTTGVITLLGRALGAPWTAALVAGIGVSMSSTAFATQILGEKNELGAPHGRAAFGILLFQDLVAIPVLALVPLLGPAPATSSGSSLKHALVVVAVIAGLVIAGRYLLRPAFRFIAQAHSHELSTASALLVVLGTALIMAQVGLSMALGAFIAGVLLADSEYRHELEANIEPFKGLLLGLFFMAVGMSANLGVVLERPIVVIALVIGLVAVKLGVLFALGRALKLPSRSAASLGVSISQGGEFAFVIFGVGKGALVLDTKTVELLVVVVTLSMAVTPLLFMARDAITRRLAAQDRRSFDQIPDENSRVIIAGFGRFGQIIGRVLRLKRIAFTALDASATHVDFVRRFGNKIYYGDASRVDLLRAARADRAEVFVLAVDDMDASMRTLRVVQEHFPHLKIVARARNRQHAYALLDAGVSTVIRENFAGSLEASRLTLEELGLPASDARETVRKFGDYDEIMVRKAYVHRNDEKALVESAKQYAAELERLFEQDAQGGA
- a CDS encoding DUF2169 family type VI secretion system accessory protein encodes the protein MNFEALVENISWASVGADVMMDRHGRDVAVVVAKMAYKVSREGAPRLALAPVRRVDEGDGAAGVRFPADLVADEKPGTDVGLVGVAYPPPRSAGNKGRVYAWLQVGSIRKVVVVHGPRVYVKSWRGGVAPSDPAPLVEPVPLRYDKCQGGLDPISGAFEPSNPIGVGFSSQPTRLLGEPCPQLEPASIEEGGAPSHPSHGCFAPIPAHWEPRRSRIGTHDAAWAKGRAPVRPRDFDPMHHAWSVPGLHSEAPLVGDEQIEVGGILPEGAWRFRLPRYTITFGSLIDGKREAIEAHLDGLLIDTETRVVELTWRASIVLPRKWERLERIYVVGVGALPEDVIRDPGQRVGTARAAEPARARSV